GAATCTACACCGCAGAAATTCAGAAAAATGAATTGATCCCCAGTGAAAAAGTCCTGACCCTCGACATCGATCCAGACAATGAATTTGTCTGGTCTGAGGAAGCGCTCCAAAAGGTTTATCGGCAGTTTGATGCCCTGGTGGAGAGCAACAGTGGTGAAGATTTGACCGAATATAACTTGCGGCGCATCGGCTCAGATTTGGAAGTTTTTATCCGTGATCTACTCCAGAAAGGGGAGCTCCGTTACAACCTCGATAGTCGGGTGCAAAACTTCAGCATGGGCTTACCTCAGTTGGATCATCCCGACAGCCAGGGCGCCTACCTCCAACCGTAATTTTTTTGCGATCCACTTGGTTGTTAAAGCAAAGCCCACAATCTCAGATAAAGCTCCCATCGGATGAACTGAAATTGTGGGCGATCGCCTGGGCGAAATTTATGCCGTTTGTGGATATTAGGGTTTACATACCCATTTCGTCGTCCATATCCATCATGTCCATTTCATCCATATCCATTTCATGGGAATGGCTTTCGATAGGGCCGAGTTGTCCTCGGATTGCTCCGCCTGGAAACTCTGGGTTATGAACATTAATATAAAAATCTTCGGGGTTGTTCAAAATCCGTTGGACAATGCCCTCTTCGCCATCAGGGAATTTACCTTCTTCCCCTTCCGTTAAGCAATCTGCGGCATCGCCATCTTCAGGGCCAGCCAGAGCTGCCACAACAGGGCCATTTTCATCAGCTGCCCCTTCATGGATGTGGGCTGCCATGCCTTCTCCCACTGGTACGAGTTGAATCTTGTCAACGGTAATCACATAGCAGAGCGTTGTCGGATCGCCATCAATCCCAAAAACATAGCCATGGCCCGTCCCGTTGGGATCACCAACTATTCCTCTTGACATGGAGCCTTCGGCTGGAACCTCTGATGCTCCATCCATCACCGTATGTAAAACAACATTAGAGTGACCGGCAAAAGCAGCCGTGGGGACCATGGTTCCGAGGGTCAAAGCAAGGAGACCACAGATATTTTTCACACTTTTAATTGGACTATTCATAGAAATTTCTGAATTTTGGGTTTGGGTCTGGGTTTAGGTTTGGTGAGTTGACGAGGCAATGGGGATTAAGGTTCATTTGTTGCCTCAAGATCCCACGATAGGAGTAGAAACTGGATTTGGGAGGAATTGGAGATTTTTTCCGTACTTTGGCGCAGAGGTACGATGGCCTGCAGTTCTGGATTTCTCCATTGCGCGTCAAGATGGTCAATAGTTTGAGAGAAATCTACTATGCTCACCGTACATTTGAGAATCAGTAGCAACCATGACTCCTGAAAATATGGGTACAGAACGTCTTTTGCCTCAGCAAATTGTCTGTTTGGCGGCTGGCGATCGCCGTTTATATAGTGCCGTGATCCAATACATTGAACCCCAAGGAAACTACTGGATCCGTCCCCTCTGTCTCGTGAATGGCTCTCCCTCACCGATCCCCCTCCACCGCACCGCTGACATCATTGTTCCGGCCGATCAAGTCCGGGCAGTCTTTGATACAGAGATCCTGAACTATTGGACGGCCCTTTATGACGATTCTGGGAAATATGACGACAACTTCTTGGGGCGGCAATTACTCCAGGATTTTTTGCATAGCCTCGATTGGTCTGGAGAAAAATCTGCTTTTGGTGACTCTCTGTAAAGCTTTGGGCCACGCATACCGCTTTGCTTGCACAATGAAGAGCAGTGTACAAAAGGTCACCCAATGGTCATTGTCTACGTTGTGTTGGGGTTTTTCTTGGTGGTGATGCTGGTCTCAATTTTGGGTGACCAGGGCAAGCGCCCAGGCCCATTGAGCGGTCCTAAGCCACCTGGTTCGGATGGGGCTATTCAACAGGCGATCGCCTCCGGTCGAAAAATTGAAGCCATCAAACTTTATCGGCAAAAATACAATGTTGGTTTAAAGGAAGCGAAAGAAGCTATCGAACAGATGGCAAGGGATGCTTAGGTTTCCAGAGACCTAGATTGACATGTCGGGTTCTTGGAAAGAGCTAGGCGATCGCCATTATGTTTGCAATATTTTGTAACAATGTGTATCAACTATTCACAAAAAAGGGTTTAAACCCCGGTATTGAGCTTGTTAGACTGTAACCTAACAAAAAAACGCAAGTCTCACGCGGTTATTTTTTACGGAATCGAGACTGATCCCCACATAAAAACGGAAGCAATAAAAAACTACAGCTATGGTAAGCACTGTTAACACAACTTCTGGAGTAGAGGAACTGCGCCCCGGCGTGAAGGTTCCGGCGAAGGAAACCATCCTCACCCCCCGCTTTTACACCACCGACTTCGATGAAATGGCGAAGATGGACCTCTCCGTCAACGAAGAAGAAATGGAAGCGATCATCGAAGAATTCCGCGTGGACTACAACCGTCACCACTTCGTCCGGGATGAATCCTTTGACATCTCCTTTGACCACATCCAAGGGGAAACCCGGCAACTGTTTATCGAATTCTTGGAGCGTTCCTGCACCGCTGAATTTTCTGGCTTCCTGCTCTACAAAGAATTAGGCCGTCGCCTCAAGGATAAAAACCCCCTCCTCGCTGAAGGATTTAACCTGATGTCTCGGGATGAAGCCCGCCACGCTGGTTTCCTCAACAAGGCGATGACGGACTTTAACCTCTCCCTTGATCTTGGCTTCCTCACCAAGAGCCGTAGCTATACATTTTTCAAGCCGAAGTTTATCTTCTACGCCACCTATCTCTCTGAAAAAATCGGTTATTGGCGTTACATCAAGATTTACCGTCACCTTGAAAAGAACCCCCAAGATCAGATCTATCCGATCTTCAAGTTCTTTGAAAACTGGTGCCAAGATGAAAATCGTCACGGTGATTTCTTTGATGCGCTAATGAAGACCCAGCCCAGCATCCTCAACGACTGGAAAGCGCGCCTGTGGTGCCGTTTCTTCCTGTTGTCTGTGTTCGCGACCATGTACCTCAACGATACCCAACGTCATGGGTTCTATGAGTCGATCGGTTTAAATGCGCGGGAATTTGACAAAGAAGTAATTTGGGAAACCAATAACACCGCTGGCCGGGTATTCCCGATTGTTCTCGATGTGGAAAAGCCTGAATTCTACGATCGCCTGGAAACTTGTGTGAAAAATGGTGAGAAACTGCGGGAAATTGACGCAAGCGATGCCCCTGCGCCTGTGAAGTTGTTGAAGAAGTTGCCCGCTTACCTCTCCAATGCGGTCCAATTTATCAGCCTCTACCTGATGAAGCCGATCCGTGTCGATCAGCTGGCTGGCACAGTCCGCTAACCCCCATAAGGTTAACCCTGCAATTTTTAACCACCTCCCTCCGGGGAGGATTTTTTTTGGAGATAGCAGGATAGAAGGATTTTGGGCTATGGTTGTTTAGCCGACCAGGGAAATAAATTGACCCTGGGCGATCGCCTAATTTATTTTGGGTGGGCATAAAGTTTCTGGATGTAGGGCACCGATGGTTGATGGATTATTTTGGACAGACATTTTGACCTTTGCGGCGGACACAAGTCACCGGATTGGGGCAGAATTGACGGAAAAATTTGGGAAACTCACGGCGGTGCGCAAAGCAGATGGCAGCCTAGTCACCGAAGCGGATCAGTGGTCTGACCGAGAAATTAGTCGGGCGATCGCCCAAGCCTTTCCTGACCATGGCATCCTCAGCGAAGAAACGAGCCATATTTTTCCTGGGAATGATTGGTGTTGGATTATCGACCCCATCGACGGCACTACGAATTTCACCAGGGGTATTCCCATTTGGGGCATTTCTCTCGGCTTGCTCTATAAAGGGACACCGGTGTTTGGCTATGTCCATTTCCCCTGGTTACGCCAATCTTTTCATGGTTACTGGTACGGAGATTCTGGCTTGACTGGGCCAACCGGAGCGTTTTGCAATGGCGAAGCGATCCGCACCAGTGATGATGAACCGAGCCTCAATCATATTTTTAATCTCTGTGCTCGCAGTACTGCTGTGGCGGCCCAACCGGATTTTCCCTGCAAAATTCGCCTGATGGGGGTTGCCAGCTATAACGTGCTGATCGTCGCAGCGGGAGCGGCTCTAGGGGGTGTGGAAGCCACCTCGAAAATTTGGGATTTGGCAGCGGTTTGGGCAATTATCCAAGCAGCGGGGGGCACCATTGAAACCTTAGAGCCGAACCCGATGTTCCCCCTAACGGTCGGGAAAGACTATGGCGATCGCCCTTTTCCCTGTCTAACCGCCAGCCGCCCTGAGTTGATTGAGGTGTTTAGACCCTGGGTGCAGTTTATCGGCGATCAGGTGTGCGAAAAATACGGATTGTAAAGAACTCCGATACAATACACAACTGAGCATTTTGATGAACCCTCGCGAGGAAGTTCCAGACCATGACTGTTGCGGTTGCCATTGACCACCTCCAGAAAAGCTACGGCACCATCCAAGCGGTAAAGGATGTTTCCTTCACGGTAGAACAGGGGACAATTTTCGGCCTTTTGGGGCCCAATGGTGCGGGTAAAACCACGACCATTCGCTGTCTCTGTACCCTTGCTCAACCGGATGGCGGCACCATCGAAGTCTGCGGTGTTTCGGCCCTAAAGCAACCCAAACAAGTGCGACAGCGGCTTGGCTATGTGGCCCAAGAAGTGGCGATCGACAAAATCCTCACCGGGCGAGAACTCCTTAATTTGCAAGCGGCCCTCTATCATTTGCCTAAAAGTTTTATCCCCCAACGGGTCGATCAACTGCTCAACGCCCTGGGTCTAACAGATTATGCCGATCAAAAAACAGGGACTTATTCTGGCGGTTTGCGCAAGCGCCTAGATCTGGCAGCGGGTCTACTCCATCAGCCGGATGTCTTAGTGCTCGATGAACCAACCGTGGGCCTCGATATCGAAAGTCGGGTGGTGGTTTGGGATTTTCTTCGACAATTGCGGGCGGCAGGAACAACTGTCATTATTACAAGCCATTATCTCGAAGAAATCGATGCCCTTGCCGATCGCCTCGCCATCATTGACCAAGGGAAGGTGATCGCGAACGGCACCCCCAATGAGCTCAAAGACAAAGTCGGGGGCGATCGCATTACCTTACGTATCGAAGAATTTGCCTCAGCTCAAACCGCCGAACAAGCAAAACAGGTGGTTGCGGCCCTCGATTTTGTCGAAAGTGTGATTATCAATGTTTCCCAGGGTAATTCTTTAAATCTCGTGGTCAATGCCCAAGGAAACTACCTAAGTACCATTGAACAAACAATTCAAAGGGCGGGATTACCCATTTTTAGCCTGAGTCAATCGCGGCCTAGTTTAGATGATGTTTATCTAGCGGCCACGGGTAAAACGTTGATGGATGCGGAGATTGAAGCGGCCAGTAAACGGGATCTCAAAAAAGAAAAAAAGCAGCAAATGAAAGGCTAAAAACTTTTTAAATTAAGACCCTTCTATCATCGATTTGATATTCACTTAAAAATTCACTAATTTATCTATGGGATCTGTTGTTCGAAATTCTCGCCTACGTTTAAATCAAGGTCAAATCTTTTGGCGAGAAACAGGACAAGGGGAGGCGATCGCCTTTATTCACCGAGAGTATAGTGACGGCAGTCAATGGTTAGATTTTTTTGAAAGCTTTGGGAAAGATTATCATTGCTTTGCACCAGATCTCATGGGCTTTGGGGATTCTGACCCAGCGGCCTCTCCCCAATCAATTCAATGGCAGAGCGAAATTTTAGCAGCATTTTTTAATCACTTAAACCTGAAAAAAATTTACCTCATTGGGGATTCTCTCGGGGCTTGGGTTGCGGCCCGTCATACGCTAGATTATCCAGATCAAATTCAAGGGCTGATTCTACTTGCCCCCATTGGATTTGAGGCACAGTCTAAAGCAGATTATTTATTCGCTAAACTCCTGTTATTGCCGATTCCCATCTTGCCTTGGTTGCTCAAAATATTATTCCCCCTAGGAAGATTAATCGGCCTGGGCCAACAGATCCAAAAAGTTTTAAACTACCGACAACAACTATTAGCATCCCCAGCCAGCCGGCGGCTTTTGTTCCAACGTCATGCCAGTGAAATTCAGGCGGAATATTTAGGTCATGACTTATCTCAAATTACAGCGCCCACATTGATTCTGAGTGACAACCCGAACACTGACCAGGCGAGGCTCTATGCCCAGAGAGTTCGCCAAGCACAGGTGATGACCATTGAACATCAATCAGAGGCGATCGCCTTAATTCGAGATTGGTTACAGCAGCAGCGCTCTTAGAGCCAGTGGGCCAGGGGAAAGAGGAGATATTCTAAGAAAAAAAGCTTCCAAATGAATTGATAAAAGTCGGTAATATCTTCTTTTTGTTCTAGGTTAACCCCGCGACTGCGCCACCATAATAGCCCCCCCAGGAGAACATGGGCACCGATAAAGAGTGGTGGATTTAAATCTGTCTCCAGAAACATGCCACCCAAGATCATGGCCATATAGCAAGCCAAAATAATGCCGAGGGACAGTTGGAAGATGCATTTTTTGCCTAACAGAAGCGTGAAGGTGGTGATCTGATATTGGCGATCGCCTTCTAGATCAGGCACGTCCTTAAAAATGGCGATCGCCACCGTGAACACCACAATAAACCCCGTTAGGAGCCAAACCGTCGGTGTGATCACCACAGGATTTTGTAATATCGCCTGAAAATGGGCAAATAAGCCGAGGTTGACCACCACCCCCCGCACCGTAAAAATGCACATCGCCGCCAATAGGGGAAAGCGCTTTAACCGCACTGGTGGCAGGGAATACATTGTCCCAATTGCTAAACTCACCCATACAGTCACCCCGAGCCAGAGGCCACTCGCCGCACTCAACACCAGCGCCAGACCGCCACAAAACCACACAATCCACCAGCCCGTTTTCCGGGAAAAATACCCCGCCGCTACGGGTAAATGGGGTTTATTGATTTTGTCGATGTCAATGTCTGTGAGCTGATTTAAACCGACAATATAGACATTTCCGGCCAAGCAAGTGACCCAAGCCCCCAACACCGCCCAGCCATAGCTCCCAGTGAAAGTTTCTGGCGTGACTGCCAATAGAGTCAAGGCCCAAACGCTGAGACTTGTGCCAATAATCGTGTGGGGTCGGGAAAATTCCCATAGGGAAGCCAGAAAGTTTGGACGAGAAATAGGCGGAGAGACGGAAGATTTCACAGGTAAAAGGTTGCCCCAAAAAAGGCCCCAGCATACACTAATCGCACATCATTCTAACGAACTTGTCTATGGCTTCTCCTCTTTTGGCAATTCTCCAGGAAAAACTCCGGACAGCCCCCCGACAGCAGCTCACTTTTGCTGAGTTTATGGAGGTGGTGCTATATCACCCGATGGCCGGTTATTACAGCAGTGGGAAGGTGGCGATCGGTGCCCAGGGAGATTTTTTTACGGCCACGTCCCTCGGCCCCGACTTTGGAGAATTGTTAGCCGAGCAGCTCCTGCAAATGAAACAAATTTTAGGACTGTCGACGTTTCAAATGGTCGAAATGGGTGCTGGCACAGGAGATCTAGCACAGGATATTTTGGGGTATTTCCAGGCGCACTATCCGGAGACATTGCCAGAAATCGAATACATCATCATTGAAAAATCCCCAGCCCTCCGCCAACAACAACAGGAAAAATTAGCGGCATTTTCCCAGATAAAAATTCGCTGGTGCGATTGGCCAGAGTTATCAGAAAATAGTATTCAAGGTTGCTTTTTTTCTAACGAATTACTCGATGCTTTTCCGGTTCATTTAGTCACGGTAGAATCAGGTCAGCTCAAGGAAATTTATCTCGAATATGATCCGGAAAGAGAAACATTTCAGGAAACTTCTGGCCCCCTGTCGACGCCGAAAATCGAAGCTTATTTTGAACGCCTTAATGTTGATTTTTCCCATTATCCCGATGGCTATCGCACAGAAATTAATTTAGGGATGTTGAGCTGGCTTGAGCAGCTACAAACTAAATTAAAAACCGGTTATATTCTCACGCTTGATTATGGCTATCCCGCCGCAAAATATTACCATCCCCAACGCTCTGGGGGCACATTACAGTGCTATTTTCAGCACCGTCGCCATGACAATCCTTACGTTAATTTAGGGGAACAGGATTTGACGGCCCATGTGGATTTTACGAGCTTGCAAGATCATGGGGAATCTCTCGGCTTGCACACCCTGGGTTTAAGCCAACAGGGACTGTTTCTGATGGCCCTGGGGTTAGGCGATCGCCTGAATGCCTTATCCCAAAATCCCACCGATGTAATGACCCTCTTTCGGCGACGGGATGCCCTGCATCAGCTCATGGATCCCATGGGATTAGGGGGATTTTATGTGCTGCTCCAGGGCAAAAATCTGAGCGATCGCCAACTCCAGATTCCCCTCAAGGGTTTAATACAGCCGCCCATGTTCTAATAGTTGCAAACAGTTGCGGAAAATTCTATGCGTCCGGTTCTCTATTTAGCGATTACGAGCCACGGCTTTGGTCACGCGGTGCGGGTGTCAGCAGTGGCGGCCCAGGTGCAAAAATTATTGCCCGATGTGCTTTTAGTTTTTGTGACAACGGCTCCCCATTGGCTAATTCGGAGCTATGTGCAGGGAGATTTTATCCAGCGGGAAAAACACTTGGATGTGGGGGTGATTCAAGCCGATAGTTTCTCAATGGACTACGGCGCAACCTTAGAAAAATTACAGGAAATCCGTAGGCGATCGCCCCAAATTATTGCCGATGAGGTGAACTTTTTACGGTTAAATCGTGCCCAGCTTGTCCTCGCTGATGTGCCGCCCCTGGCAATTCCCATTGCCCATGGTGCCGATATCCCCTGTTGGTGCATGAGTAATTTTGGCTGGGATTTCATTTACCGGGCTTGGGGCGGAGAATTCATGCCTGAAGCCGATTGGATTACGGATCTTTACCGCCAGGGCGATCGCCTATTTCGTTTACCGTTATACGAGCCCATGGCCGATTTTCCGAACCACACTGATGTGGGTCTCACGGGCGGAGATCCGCGCCATGACTTAGGGACATTGCGCAGTCAGTTCGACTTAACCCATCCCAAAGAAAAAACAATTCTCCTGAGTTTTGGCGGCCTCGGTTTTGCTGGGATGCCCTATGAGGCTCTGGCTCAATTTCCCGATTACCAATTCATTAGTTTCGACCGTAATGCCCCGGATTTAGCAAATCTCCGCAAAATTGCCGACAACCATTATCGGCCAGTGGACTTTATGCCCCTGTGCGATCGCATCGTTTCCAAACCAGGCTTCAGCACCTATGCCGAGGCGCTGCGTTTAGACTTGCCCATCGTGACCCTCCCCCGGGATGATTTTGCCGAAGGGCCAGTGCTCATCGACAACCTGAAACAATATGGTGCCCACCAAATTTTAGATCCAGTACAGTTTGCCCAAGGGAATTGGGATTTTCTGCGGGAAGCGCCCCAACCCCCCCAAGGAAATCAACCCATCAGTAAAACAGGCACTGAGGCGATCGCCCAGGCGATCGTTGAATTCCTCAGCACCTAAAGATCAAGCAACCTAAGGTTCTGTTGCTAAAACTTCCGGTACTATTTCTGCCCCCAAACCCATGGCTTCTGGATGGACAAAGGGCAAGCGCGCCCCCGTTAAACCTTTGGTAATGTGCTGGGGGGTGGTGGGCAGCACCACAAACAGTGGATGCACCTGGGCCGGGACGCTGCTCACCATGTGGGATTCAGATTCTGGCATCAACCATTCATAGTCTTGATCTAGGTAAACCTGGGTATGCCGCCAACGCAATAGCAGCTCCGAAAAGGTCTCCCCAGGGCGGTGAATAAACACCATAATTTCCGTATCCAGCTTTATTTGCCACTCCGGATCACAGGTCAAAATGGCCAGATCCGTCGGCAAAATCAAAGTTTTTGGAGCCTCAGGATCTAATAAGCGCACCACTGGCAACGGGATCACGAGCAAACTCTCATCTGGGCGGCGGATACTGGGCACCAAGGAAAGATAAGGGCGATGGTGGGTCAAGAGGGCGATCGCCCGCTGTCGGTCACTATAGGCCGCTAGAAGGGTCTCATAATGATCCTGTTGTCCACTCATGGTTTCGTCCTACCCTAAAGTTTCAAATACTTTGAACATCGGTAGATACATCGAGAGCAAAATCACCCCGACCATCGCCGCAATAATCACCATCATTGCGGGCTCCAAGATACTGGTGAGGGCTTTCACCGTTTGCTCAACTTCATCTTCATAAAAGTCAGCTACCTTCATCATCATCGTATCGAGTTCCCCCGTTTCCTCCCCAATGGTCATCATCTGAATGGCCAATATTGGAAATACATGGTTGCGATCGAGAGCTACACTCAACATGCCCCCCTCTTGAATTTCCCCTTTTGCATCGTTGATGGCCTTGGCGATCACCACGTTCCCTGCCGTGGCTCCCACAATATCAAAGGAGTTGAGAATCGGTACCCCAGACCGGGTTAAAGTCCCGAAAATGCGACAAAAACGAGCGACTGCATTTTTTTGGAGCAGATCCCCAAATAAGGGTAGCTTCAACAACAGCGAATCAATTTGCCAACGCCCCGCTTCGGTGTTGTAATAACGGCGCAGGAGGAAGAAAAGAATATTCACAGCAATAACCATTAGTAAGACATTGCCAAAGGGCATCGGCAATAGCCCCTCATTCGTGCGTAAGAAGTTACTAATGGCCATCATGACCAAGGTCAGCGCGGGGAGATCTGTCCCAATGCTTGCAAAAATATCAGCAAAGACCGGAATTAAAAAAATTGTCATCCCAAAGAATACTGACACGGCGAGGATCCCCACAGCCATGGGGTAGGTCATGGCTGACTTGATTTGGTTTTCCAGTTTGGCCATATCCTCTAATACCTTCGCCAAACGGTTCAGGACTTCGTCAAGAACCCCACCCAGCTCCCCAGCTTCCACCATGCTCACATAGAGG
The nucleotide sequence above comes from [Synechococcus] sp. NIES-970. Encoded proteins:
- a CDS encoding hypothetical protein (conserved hypothetical protein) yields the protein MAIVAEQSLSYLLIPMLLKSTTRHVRIYTAEIQKNELIPSEKVLTLDIDPDNEFVWSEEALQKVYRQFDALVESNSGEDLTEYNLRRIGSDLEVFIRDLLQKGELRYNLDSRVQNFSMGLPQLDHPDSQGAYLQP
- a CDS encoding hypothetical protein (conserved hypothetical protein), which produces MNSPIKSVKNICGLLALTLGTMVPTAAFAGHSNVVLHTVMDGASEVPAEGSMSRGIVGDPNGTGHGYVFGIDGDPTTLCYVITVDKIQLVPVGEGMAAHIHEGAADENGPVVAALAGPEDGDAADCLTEGEEGKFPDGEEGIVQRILNNPEDFYINVHNPEFPGGAIRGQLGPIESHSHEMDMDEMDMMDMDDEMGM
- a CDS encoding hypothetical protein (conserved hypothetical protein) yields the protein MTPENMGTERLLPQQIVCLAAGDRRLYSAVIQYIEPQGNYWIRPLCLVNGSPSPIPLHRTADIIVPADQVRAVFDTEILNYWTALYDDSGKYDDNFLGRQLLQDFLHSLDWSGEKSAFGDSL
- the acsF_2 gene encoding magnesium-protoporphyrin IX monomethyl ester aerobic oxidative cyclase (oxygen-dependent) gives rise to the protein MVSTVNTTSGVEELRPGVKVPAKETILTPRFYTTDFDEMAKMDLSVNEEEMEAIIEEFRVDYNRHHFVRDESFDISFDHIQGETRQLFIEFLERSCTAEFSGFLLYKELGRRLKDKNPLLAEGFNLMSRDEARHAGFLNKAMTDFNLSLDLGFLTKSRSYTFFKPKFIFYATYLSEKIGYWRYIKIYRHLEKNPQDQIYPIFKFFENWCQDENRHGDFFDALMKTQPSILNDWKARLWCRFFLLSVFATMYLNDTQRHGFYESIGLNAREFDKEVIWETNNTAGRVFPIVLDVEKPEFYDRLETCVKNGEKLREIDASDAPAPVKLLKKLPAYLSNAVQFISLYLMKPIRVDQLAGTVR
- a CDS encoding inositol monophosphatase family protein, which codes for MVDGLFWTDILTFAADTSHRIGAELTEKFGKLTAVRKADGSLVTEADQWSDREISRAIAQAFPDHGILSEETSHIFPGNDWCWIIDPIDGTTNFTRGIPIWGISLGLLYKGTPVFGYVHFPWLRQSFHGYWYGDSGLTGPTGAFCNGEAIRTSDDEPSLNHIFNLCARSTAVAAQPDFPCKIRLMGVASYNVLIVAAGAALGGVEATSKIWDLAAVWAIIQAAGGTIETLEPNPMFPLTVGKDYGDRPFPCLTASRPELIEVFRPWVQFIGDQVCEKYGL
- a CDS encoding ABC-type transport protein — protein: MTVAVAIDHLQKSYGTIQAVKDVSFTVEQGTIFGLLGPNGAGKTTTIRCLCTLAQPDGGTIEVCGVSALKQPKQVRQRLGYVAQEVAIDKILTGRELLNLQAALYHLPKSFIPQRVDQLLNALGLTDYADQKTGTYSGGLRKRLDLAAGLLHQPDVLVLDEPTVGLDIESRVVVWDFLRQLRAAGTTVIITSHYLEEIDALADRLAIIDQGKVIANGTPNELKDKVGGDRITLRIEEFASAQTAEQAKQVVAALDFVESVIINVSQGNSLNLVVNAQGNYLSTIEQTIQRAGLPIFSLSQSRPSLDDVYLAATGKTLMDAEIEAASKRDLKKEKKQQMKG
- a CDS encoding hydrolase, alpha/beta fold family domain protein — encoded protein: MGSVVRNSRLRLNQGQIFWRETGQGEAIAFIHREYSDGSQWLDFFESFGKDYHCFAPDLMGFGDSDPAASPQSIQWQSEILAAFFNHLNLKKIYLIGDSLGAWVAARHTLDYPDQIQGLILLAPIGFEAQSKADYLFAKLLLLPIPILPWLLKILFPLGRLIGLGQQIQKVLNYRQQLLASPASRRLLFQRHASEIQAEYLGHDLSQITAPTLILSDNPNTDQARLYAQRVRQAQVMTIEHQSEAIALIRDWLQQQRS
- the hggT gene encoding homogentisate geranylgeranyl transferase; this encodes MKSSVSPPISRPNFLASLWEFSRPHTIIGTSLSVWALTLLAVTPETFTGSYGWAVLGAWVTCLAGNVYIVGLNQLTDIDIDKINKPHLPVAAGYFSRKTGWWIVWFCGGLALVLSAASGLWLGVTVWVSLAIGTMYSLPPVRLKRFPLLAAMCIFTVRGVVVNLGLFAHFQAILQNPVVITPTVWLLTGFIVVFTVAIAIFKDVPDLEGDRQYQITTFTLLLGKKCIFQLSLGIILACYMAMILGGMFLETDLNPPLFIGAHVLLGGLLWWRSRGVNLEQKEDITDFYQFIWKLFFLEYLLFPLAHWL
- a CDS encoding hypothetical protein (conserved hypothetical protein), which encodes MRPVLYLAITSHGFGHAVRVSAVAAQVQKLLPDVLLVFVTTAPHWLIRSYVQGDFIQREKHLDVGVIQADSFSMDYGATLEKLQEIRRRSPQIIADEVNFLRLNRAQLVLADVPPLAIPIAHGADIPCWCMSNFGWDFIYRAWGGEFMPEADWITDLYRQGDRLFRLPLYEPMADFPNHTDVGLTGGDPRHDLGTLRSQFDLTHPKEKTILLSFGGLGFAGMPYEALAQFPDYQFISFDRNAPDLANLRKIADNHYRPVDFMPLCDRIVSKPGFSTYAEALRLDLPIVTLPRDDFAEGPVLIDNLKQYGAHQILDPVQFAQGNWDFLREAPQPPQGNQPISKTGTEAIAQAIVEFLST
- a CDS encoding hypothetical protein (conserved hypothetical protein), producing the protein MSGQQDHYETLLAAYSDRQRAIALLTHHRPYLSLVPSIRRPDESLLVIPLPVVRLLDPEAPKTLILPTDLAILTCDPEWQIKLDTEIMVFIHRPGETFSELLLRWRHTQVYLDQDYEWLMPESESHMVSSVPAQVHPLFVVLPTTPQHITKGLTGARLPFVHPEAMGLGAEIVPEVLATEP
- the pilC gene encoding type IV pilus biogenesis protein codes for the protein MAQYVAQVVDRNGQKLKEKIEANSPEQARTMLSARYPEVGKIMKPGEIDLSFLEEAMAKVSIKDKAVFSRQFAVMINAGVAIVRCLTILGENHSNIKMRKALSAIKTEVQQGVNLSDAMRPHEECFDTLYVSMVEAGELGGVLDEVLNRLAKVLEDMAKLENQIKSAMTYPMAVGILAVSVFFGMTIFLIPVFADIFASIGTDLPALTLVMMAISNFLRTNEGLLPMPFGNVLLMVIAVNILFFLLRRYYNTEAGRWQIDSLLLKLPLFGDLLQKNAVARFCRIFGTLTRSGVPILNSFDIVGATAGNVVIAKAINDAKGEIQEGGMLSVALDRNHVFPILAIQMMTIGEETGELDTMMMKVADFYEDEVEQTVKALTSILEPAMMVIIAAMVGVILLSMYLPMFKVFETLG